In Rubrivirga marina, the following are encoded in one genomic region:
- the pstC gene encoding phosphate ABC transporter permease subunit PstC, giving the protein MTDLALGHGAEAVPSAAPTFEGNVSRSATERTVGALLSACALVTVATTLGIVAVLVWETVAFFGQVSPVEFFTATEWTPLFVDGQFGVWPLVTGTLLITVIAAVVALPLGLLAAVYVSQFARAGVRRVVKPALELLAGIPTVVYGYFALTFVTPLLQAVVPGLGVYNALSAGLVVGIMILPLVASLSEDALRAVPRRLSEGAYALGATEGEVVWQVTIPAALSGIVASFILALGRAVGETMIVVLAAGATPALTLDPRESVLTMTSFIVNATLGDAAQGSAVFQSLFAVGLLLFLITLAMNVGAQRVVRRFAEKA; this is encoded by the coding sequence ATGACCGACCTCGCTCTGGGGCACGGCGCCGAGGCCGTCCCGTCCGCTGCGCCCACCTTTGAGGGGAACGTCTCGCGGAGCGCCACGGAGCGGACCGTTGGCGCCCTCCTCTCGGCCTGCGCGCTCGTCACCGTCGCGACGACGCTCGGCATCGTGGCCGTGCTCGTCTGGGAGACCGTCGCGTTCTTCGGCCAGGTCTCGCCCGTCGAGTTCTTTACGGCGACGGAGTGGACCCCGCTCTTCGTCGACGGCCAGTTCGGCGTGTGGCCGCTCGTGACGGGGACGCTGCTGATCACCGTCATCGCGGCCGTCGTGGCGCTCCCGCTCGGGTTGCTCGCGGCCGTCTATGTGAGCCAGTTCGCGCGGGCCGGCGTCCGGCGCGTGGTGAAGCCCGCGCTCGAGCTCCTGGCCGGCATCCCGACGGTCGTCTACGGCTACTTCGCGTTGACGTTTGTGACGCCGCTCCTCCAGGCGGTCGTCCCCGGGCTGGGCGTGTACAACGCGCTCTCGGCCGGGCTGGTCGTCGGGATCATGATCCTGCCGCTCGTGGCGTCGTTGTCGGAGGATGCGCTCCGGGCCGTCCCGCGGCGGCTCTCGGAGGGCGCGTACGCGCTGGGGGCGACCGAGGGCGAGGTCGTCTGGCAGGTCACGATCCCGGCGGCCCTTAGCGGCATCGTGGCCTCGTTCATCCTGGCCCTCGGTCGGGCCGTCGGCGAGACGATGATCGTGGTGCTCGCCGCTGGGGCGACGCCCGCGCTCACGCTCGACCCCCGCGAGAGCGTCCTCACGATGACGTCGTTCATCGTCAACGCCACGCTCGGCGACGCGGCGCAGGGCTCGGCCGTCTTCCAGAGCCTGTTCGCCGTCGGCCTCCTCCTGTTCCTGATCACGCTCGCGATGAACGTCGGCGCCCAGCGGGTCGTCCGGCGGTTCGCCGAAAAGGCGTAG